In a single window of the Melioribacteraceae bacterium genome:
- a CDS encoding peptidyl-prolyl cis-trans isomerase yields MSYPRHSKINYLILPIFLLILFIGCSDKEKKSSIIAKVNDSELTEDTLIELLENPGSSNKTREELINDWIEREILYQEAVKNGITETDTYQNTLAKSRKELAIGLFLQDMLENNKVEITEEEIYDFYEKHKDDFKLIDDAFTYNIIYFSNFDAAVKFRNMLMESDWNKAMIAFRGDLNFHQASSNYFSYKYNLMPVSLRRVLTILEPLETSTVFQVEEGKYCVIQLIQKLDKDSYPKPEIIKEEIKQRVQLNKNRDYLRKYINNLIEDHNLVLERYSE; encoded by the coding sequence ATGAGTTATCCAAGGCATTCGAAAATTAATTATTTAATTCTGCCAATTTTTCTTTTAATTTTATTTATTGGATGCTCCGATAAAGAAAAGAAAAGCAGTATAATAGCAAAAGTCAACGATTCAGAATTAACTGAGGATACTTTAATTGAACTGCTCGAAAACCCTGGCAGTTCAAATAAAACACGCGAAGAACTTATTAATGATTGGATTGAAAGGGAAATTTTATATCAAGAAGCGGTGAAAAACGGAATAACAGAAACTGATACTTATCAAAATACTTTGGCAAAAAGTAGAAAAGAGTTAGCGATTGGACTATTTCTTCAAGATATGCTTGAGAATAATAAGGTTGAGATAACAGAAGAAGAAATTTATGATTTTTACGAAAAGCATAAGGACGACTTTAAACTAATAGATGATGCTTTTACTTATAATATAATTTACTTCTCTAATTTTGATGCAGCGGTAAAGTTTAGAAATATGTTGATGGAAAGTGATTGGAATAAAGCAATGATTGCATTCAGAGGCGATCTTAATTTTCATCAAGCCTCCTCAAATTATTTTTCTTATAAATATAATTTGATGCCCGTTTCATTACGAAGAGTATTAACAATTCTAGAGCCGCTCGAAACCAGTACCGTGTTTCAGGTTGAAGAAGGCAAATATTGCGTTATTCAATTAATTCAGAAGTTGGATAAGGATTCGTATCCTAAACCGGAAATAATTAAAGAAGAAATTAAACAACGAGTTCAGCTCAATAAGAACCGGGATTATCTTAGGAAATACATTAATAACTTAATAGAAGATCACAACCTTGTATTGGAGAGGTATTCAGAATGA
- a CDS encoding peptidylprolyl isomerase: MKKYILVIFLLSINLFAQQVLDRIVAVVDNEVILKTELDFRVNYVAAQKNLNPSDPLVVEQVLNEMIEEKFMYAQAELDSVTVKDEQVNQQLEYQINYFVQQYGSRERLEQVYGMPVEKLKRSLYDDTKKNLMVQVLQQKRFGQVEASRKEVEDFYDTFKDSLGIVPDKYHISHIFQNPKTGDRVKTKAREFAQFLLDSLKKGADFDELAKKYSDDPGSASQGGDLGFVKRGVFYPEFEAAAFALMPNQMSTVIESPVGFHIIQLLERRGDAIRARHILTKVKADDQADLAAIEFLSDIRDSILKNVNTFEYFARKYSDDKESAKFGGNFGIFETSQLEKSLLDVIYKLKDGEISFPKRLEIDRGAYGYHIVKLVKRIPQHKANLEMDYDEIKKLAEFQKKQKMYDKLIDDIRSKIYYEIRL; encoded by the coding sequence ATGAAAAAGTACATTTTAGTAATATTTTTATTATCTATAAATTTATTTGCTCAGCAGGTATTAGATAGAATAGTAGCTGTTGTTGATAATGAGGTTATTCTTAAAACTGAGCTGGATTTTAGAGTTAATTATGTAGCGGCTCAAAAGAATTTAAATCCCTCTGATCCTCTGGTGGTTGAACAAGTTCTGAATGAAATGATCGAGGAAAAATTTATGTATGCTCAAGCTGAGTTAGATTCTGTTACAGTTAAGGATGAACAAGTAAATCAGCAGTTGGAATACCAAATTAATTATTTTGTTCAGCAGTATGGCAGCCGGGAACGGCTAGAACAGGTTTACGGAATGCCGGTTGAAAAACTGAAACGCAGTTTATACGATGACACAAAGAAAAATTTGATGGTACAAGTTCTTCAGCAAAAGCGATTTGGGCAGGTAGAGGCTTCGAGAAAAGAGGTTGAGGATTTTTATGATACTTTTAAAGATTCATTAGGCATTGTCCCAGATAAATATCATATCTCTCATATTTTTCAAAATCCAAAAACTGGAGATCGAGTTAAAACAAAGGCTCGAGAATTTGCGCAATTTCTATTGGACTCACTGAAGAAAGGTGCTGATTTTGATGAATTAGCAAAAAAGTATTCTGATGATCCAGGAAGTGCTTCACAAGGTGGCGATCTTGGATTCGTAAAACGGGGAGTATTCTATCCCGAATTTGAAGCCGCGGCTTTCGCATTAATGCCCAATCAAATGTCAACAGTAATTGAATCACCGGTGGGATTTCATATAATCCAATTATTAGAAAGACGAGGAGATGCAATTCGTGCTCGTCATATTTTAACCAAAGTTAAAGCTGATGACCAAGCGGATTTAGCCGCTATCGAATTTTTGAGTGATATTCGGGATTCTATTCTTAAAAATGTAAATACATTTGAGTACTTCGCTCGCAAATATAGTGATGATAAAGAATCGGCAAAATTTGGCGGAAACTTTGGAATTTTTGAAACTAGCCAATTAGAAAAATCTCTGCTAGATGTAATTTATAAATTAAAAGATGGTGAGATTAGTTTTCCTAAACGACTTGAGATTGATCGTGGAGCCTATGGCTATCATATCGTTAAATTAGTTAAAAGAATACCACAACATAAAGCCAATCTTGAAATGGATTATGATGAAATAAAAAAATTAGCCGAATTTCAGAAGAAACAAAAAATGTATGATAAACTAATTGATGATATCCGATCCAAAATTTATTACGAAATCCGTTTATAA
- a CDS encoding MoxR family ATPase, which yields MKEIESAKDVEAVEKLHNSVNSVKTEIKKIIVGQEDILEQMLVSIFSNGHCLLVGVPGLAKTLIIKTLSQVLDLSFSRIQFTPDLMPADITGTEIIDEDPSTQKRGFRFIKGPIFSNIILADEINRTPPKTQSALLEAMQEHRVTAAGVSHKLDEPFFVLATQNPIEQEGTYPLPEAQLDRFMFNLWLDYPTPKEETEIVKNTTGNYFPKIEVMVSKDELKNFQDLVRKVPVAENVIEYTVNFVNSTRPTSANSNKFVKDWVNWGAGPRAAQYLILAAKTRAIMQKRFTPNIEDVNYFLKPVLRHRIIPNFSAEAEGISSVEIIDHLISSK from the coding sequence TTGAAAGAAATTGAATCTGCAAAGGATGTAGAAGCCGTTGAAAAGCTTCATAATTCGGTAAATAGTGTAAAAACCGAAATTAAAAAAATCATAGTTGGTCAAGAAGACATTTTAGAGCAGATGCTGGTCAGCATTTTTTCTAATGGGCATTGTTTATTGGTTGGTGTACCCGGTTTAGCAAAAACATTAATTATAAAAACATTATCTCAAGTTTTAGATCTTAGCTTCAGTCGAATTCAATTTACCCCCGATTTAATGCCCGCAGATATTACAGGTACCGAAATTATTGATGAAGATCCATCAACTCAGAAGAGGGGATTCAGATTTATTAAAGGTCCTATATTTTCTAATATCATTTTGGCGGATGAAATAAATAGAACTCCTCCTAAAACACAATCGGCACTTCTCGAAGCTATGCAGGAGCATCGAGTTACAGCGGCAGGTGTATCACATAAACTTGATGAACCTTTCTTTGTTTTAGCTACACAAAATCCAATTGAGCAGGAAGGCACCTATCCATTACCAGAAGCCCAGTTAGATAGATTTATGTTTAATTTATGGCTCGACTACCCAACACCTAAGGAAGAAACTGAAATTGTTAAAAATACTACCGGCAATTATTTCCCCAAAATAGAAGTTATGGTTTCGAAGGATGAATTAAAAAACTTTCAAGATTTAGTTCGAAAGGTACCTGTTGCCGAAAATGTTATTGAGTACACAGTTAATTTTGTTAATTCTACAAGACCGACATCAGCCAATAGCAATAAATTTGTAAAAGATTGGGTTAACTGGGGTGCCGGACCGCGTGCGGCACAATATTTAATACTTGCAGCTAAAACTAGAGCAATAATGCAAAAGAGATTTACCCCTAATATTGAAGACGTAAATTATTTTTTGAAACCAGTATTGCGACATCGTATTATCCCAAATTTTAGCGCCGAGGCTGAAGGGATATCATCTGTTGAAATTATTGATCATTTGATCAGTTCAAAATAA
- a CDS encoding M23 family metallopeptidase: MKKNICLNTLISFILIILFITGCSQKEETAPLVEIKPNPFNLEINDLIEVRDTIEQGQTLSDILTPHSVSMQKIHEIEKIALDVFPLREFRAEKELYIYASWDTVETVKYFVYVIDAINHVVFDLRDTIKVYKNQKPFTVKQIHTNGTIKKGLIQDLTEMGIDPNIAFTTADVFESRIDFGLLQENDSFDVIYDEIFVEDKPVQVGKIYAAKMNHRKKDYYAFLFEKEKPNSYYDEKGESMIGMFLTAPIKFRYRISSRYSGNRFHPVLKRNKAHLGTDYAAAHGTPIQSVAHGTVLEASYTSGNGNYVKIKHNSTYTTQYLHMSRFAKGIRQGAKVTQGQIIGYVGSTGLATGPHVCFRFWKNGRQVDPLRERGHASIPLSAKFKSEFEQIKNEWLEKLSKEI; the protein is encoded by the coding sequence ATGAAGAAAAATATCTGCCTCAATACCTTAATAAGTTTTATTTTAATAATTCTGTTCATCACCGGCTGCTCTCAAAAAGAGGAGACTGCCCCCCTCGTAGAAATCAAACCAAATCCTTTTAATCTCGAAATAAATGATTTGATTGAAGTAAGAGATACGATTGAACAAGGACAAACGCTCTCCGATATTTTAACACCACACAGTGTATCCATGCAAAAAATTCATGAAATTGAAAAAATTGCATTGGATGTTTTTCCGTTAAGAGAATTTAGAGCTGAAAAAGAATTATATATTTATGCAAGTTGGGATACAGTGGAGACCGTAAAATATTTTGTTTATGTAATAGATGCGATTAACCATGTTGTTTTTGATTTACGTGACACTATAAAAGTTTATAAAAACCAAAAACCATTTACTGTAAAGCAAATTCATACAAATGGAACAATTAAAAAGGGACTAATACAAGATTTAACAGAGATGGGGATTGATCCAAACATTGCATTTACAACGGCGGATGTTTTTGAAAGTCGGATTGATTTTGGTTTGCTCCAAGAAAATGATTCGTTTGATGTTATTTATGATGAAATATTTGTTGAAGATAAACCTGTGCAGGTAGGTAAAATATATGCGGCTAAAATGAATCATAGAAAAAAGGATTATTACGCTTTCTTATTTGAGAAGGAAAAGCCAAACAGCTACTATGATGAAAAGGGGGAGAGTATGATTGGTATGTTTTTGACTGCCCCAATTAAATTTAGATATCGCATCAGTTCTCGTTATTCTGGAAATAGATTTCATCCGGTGCTAAAACGAAATAAGGCGCATCTTGGAACTGATTATGCAGCCGCACATGGCACACCAATTCAGAGTGTCGCCCATGGTACGGTTCTCGAAGCGTCATATACGAGCGGTAACGGTAATTATGTTAAAATAAAACATAATTCAACTTACACTACTCAGTATTTGCATATGTCACGATTTGCAAAAGGAATTAGACAGGGCGCAAAAGTTACGCAAGGACAAATTATAGGTTATGTTGGAAGTACCGGCTTGGCAACCGGACCGCATGTTTGTTTCAGATTTTGGAAAAATGGAAGGCAAGTAGATCCATTAAGAGAACGTGGTCATGCATCTATACCTCTTAGTGCAAAGTTCAAGTCGGAATTTGAGCAAATTAAAAATGAGTGGTTAGAAAAATTATCAAAGGAAATATAG
- a CDS encoding multifunctional oxoglutarate decarboxylase/oxoglutarate dehydrogenase thiamine pyrophosphate-binding subunit/dihydrolipoyllysine-residue succinyltransferase subunit, protein MDISRYHKVLFEHFGFNFGFVSDLLENYLENPESVSDYWKNYFTSLLSNGDISPVKKVELKSVEPPLTIEPVKPIISNSFEISPSDSVQKITGVGAKIIENMTSSLTIPTATSLRAISVKLLEENRRIINRQLQRSGKGKVSFTHIVAYSIVQAAKTIPNLNNAFSLVEGKPVLVKKPYINLGIAVDVERKDGSRSLIVPNIKNSEKMNFKEFFIQYNETIEKARTGKLEPSDFQGTTISITNPGGLGTVSSTPRLMTGQGCIVAIGAIEYPAEFKAMHESALAQLGIGKVMNITNTYDHRIIQGAESGQFLSLIDNLLLGNNRFYESIFDDLKIHQKALSWGVDNTLRGFGHFQDLEQVKKQALMLQLINMYRVRGHLIADINPLENKSAYHQELDPTLYGFTIWDYDRPFITGNLQGMESGTLREILEALSQTYCEKIGVEYMHIQSPEEKSWLQQMMEPVFNRPNFSIEQKKRIMEKLIIAEGFEHFLHTRFIGHKRFSLEGNETVIAALDHLLNLAADENVEEILLGMAHRGRLNVLSNVIGKSYENIFSEFEELIDPESAQGTGDVKYHLGASGNYKTMNGAKIKVSVAPNPSHLEFVNPVVEGITRAKQTRNKDHKRVKYIPVLLHGDAAFAGQGVVAETLNLSQLKGYRTGGTIHIIVNNQIGFTTSPEDARSSPYATDVAKMVQAPIFHVNGDYPEASLWVTELAFKYRQKFNKDVVIDIIGYRRHGHNEGDDPVYTQPLMYKKIKQHPSVKQIYQEKMVSRGVMSNHEIESMDTTIYAKLEDALNKKGLKKLVTERPLAYSKDEYENSQFASGSNLNKDILLNIVEKITSVPKSFSVNPKLQKSIIDKRRELLSDGTNLIDWAFGEALAFGSLLLEGRPVRLSGQDSARGTFSQRHLVLTDSNTEEEINLLNLISNDQASIEALDSLLSEAAVLGFEFGYSISDPLALVLWEAQFGDFANGAQVIIDNFITSAYSKWQLPSGLVMLLPHGQEGQGPEHSSARLERFLILCAENNMVVANPTTPAQYFHLLRRQLHQKIERPLVILTPKSLLRLPAARSPLSDFTDGQFQEIIDDVSVDKSSVRQVILTSGKIYYELLNYRTLNNLNDHAIVRIEQYFPYYENKMKELFARYPNADKIIWVQEEPKNMGAWSFLFPKLLNDKIETQKLEYVGRTESPSPAVGSSKLYLSTQEDIIRRAFN, encoded by the coding sequence GCAAAAAATTACTGGAGTAGGTGCAAAAATAATTGAGAATATGACGAGCAGTTTAACAATACCAACTGCAACTTCACTGCGAGCCATCTCCGTTAAATTGCTCGAAGAAAACAGAAGAATAATAAACAGGCAATTACAGAGAAGTGGAAAAGGGAAAGTATCATTTACTCATATTGTTGCTTACTCTATTGTTCAGGCAGCTAAAACAATTCCAAATTTAAATAATGCTTTCAGCTTAGTTGAGGGGAAGCCGGTGCTCGTAAAAAAACCTTATATAAATTTGGGAATTGCTGTTGATGTTGAAAGAAAAGATGGAAGCCGTTCCCTAATTGTGCCAAATATTAAAAATTCGGAGAAAATGAATTTCAAAGAATTTTTCATTCAATATAATGAGACAATTGAAAAAGCACGTACTGGTAAATTGGAGCCGAGTGACTTTCAAGGAACAACTATTTCAATTACTAATCCAGGTGGACTTGGCACAGTTTCCTCAACACCACGATTGATGACTGGGCAAGGATGCATTGTTGCAATTGGCGCTATTGAATATCCCGCAGAATTTAAAGCAATGCATGAATCGGCATTAGCGCAACTTGGAATTGGTAAGGTTATGAATATTACCAATACTTACGATCATCGGATTATTCAAGGAGCTGAATCGGGTCAATTTTTAAGTCTTATTGACAATCTACTTTTAGGAAATAATCGTTTTTATGAATCAATTTTCGATGATTTAAAAATTCATCAAAAAGCATTGAGCTGGGGAGTCGATAATACACTTCGAGGTTTTGGTCACTTTCAGGATTTGGAGCAGGTAAAAAAACAAGCATTGATGCTTCAATTAATTAATATGTACCGTGTTCGTGGACATTTAATTGCTGATATAAATCCTCTTGAAAATAAATCTGCATATCATCAGGAGCTAGATCCAACTTTATACGGATTTACAATATGGGATTATGATCGTCCTTTTATTACAGGAAATTTGCAGGGGATGGAATCGGGTACACTTCGTGAAATTTTAGAAGCATTAAGTCAAACTTATTGTGAGAAGATAGGTGTTGAGTATATGCACATTCAAAGTCCAGAAGAAAAATCTTGGCTCCAGCAAATGATGGAACCAGTTTTCAATCGTCCCAATTTTTCCATTGAACAAAAAAAACGGATCATGGAAAAATTGATTATTGCCGAGGGATTCGAACATTTTCTACATACTAGATTTATCGGACATAAGAGATTTTCTTTAGAGGGAAATGAAACAGTGATTGCGGCTTTGGATCATTTACTAAACCTTGCTGCTGATGAAAATGTTGAAGAAATTCTTTTGGGTATGGCTCACCGAGGTAGATTAAATGTACTATCGAACGTTATTGGGAAATCGTATGAAAATATTTTTTCAGAATTTGAAGAATTGATTGATCCCGAGTCGGCTCAAGGTACTGGTGACGTTAAATATCATTTAGGCGCCTCTGGTAATTATAAAACAATGAATGGCGCTAAAATAAAAGTATCTGTTGCTCCAAATCCGAGCCATCTTGAATTTGTTAATCCGGTGGTGGAGGGAATTACCCGTGCTAAACAGACAAGAAATAAAGATCATAAAAGAGTTAAATACATACCTGTTCTGCTTCATGGCGATGCCGCATTTGCGGGGCAGGGAGTTGTAGCTGAGACATTAAATTTATCACAATTAAAAGGTTATAGAACCGGCGGAACTATACATATAATTGTAAACAATCAAATTGGCTTTACTACTTCACCGGAAGATGCCCGATCCTCCCCTTACGCCACCGATGTTGCAAAAATGGTTCAGGCACCAATATTCCATGTAAATGGAGATTACCCCGAAGCTTCGTTGTGGGTTACTGAATTGGCATTTAAGTACAGACAAAAATTTAATAAGGATGTAGTGATTGATATTATTGGTTATAGAAGACATGGACACAACGAGGGGGATGATCCCGTTTATACTCAGCCATTGATGTATAAAAAAATAAAACAACATCCATCTGTAAAACAAATTTATCAAGAGAAGATGGTTTCACGCGGTGTAATGAGTAATCATGAAATTGAATCGATGGATACAACAATTTATGCAAAGCTTGAAGACGCACTTAATAAAAAGGGTCTGAAAAAACTTGTTACCGAAAGACCGCTCGCCTACTCAAAAGATGAATATGAAAATTCCCAGTTCGCAAGTGGTAGCAATCTTAATAAAGATATTTTACTCAATATTGTAGAAAAGATAACTTCGGTCCCTAAAAGTTTTTCGGTTAATCCAAAACTTCAAAAATCAATTATTGATAAGAGAAGAGAACTATTAAGTGATGGAACCAACTTGATCGACTGGGCTTTTGGCGAAGCATTGGCATTCGGATCTTTACTCTTAGAAGGAAGACCTGTACGATTAAGCGGGCAAGACAGTGCACGGGGAACATTCAGTCAGAGACACCTTGTTTTGACTGATTCGAATACCGAAGAGGAAATAAATCTTTTAAATTTAATTTCAAATGATCAGGCAAGTATTGAAGCGTTAGATAGTTTATTAAGTGAGGCGGCAGTATTAGGATTTGAGTTTGGTTATAGTATTTCGGATCCTCTAGCACTAGTATTATGGGAAGCTCAATTCGGAGATTTTGCAAACGGTGCTCAAGTTATAATTGATAATTTTATTACGAGCGCTTATTCTAAATGGCAATTGCCAAGTGGATTGGTTATGCTTTTACCGCACGGACAAGAGGGACAAGGTCCTGAACACAGCAGTGCCCGTCTTGAAAGATTCTTAATTCTTTGTGCCGAAAATAATATGGTTGTTGCAAATCCCACTACCCCCGCTCAATATTTTCATTTATTACGAAGACAGCTTCATCAAAAAATAGAGAGACCATTAGTGATACTTACTCCAAAGAGTTTATTAAGATTGCCGGCGGCTCGTTCTCCCCTCTCTGATTTTACCGATGGACAATTTCAAGAAATTATTGATGATGTAAGTGTAGATAAAAGCAGTGTGAGGCAAGTGATATTAACTAGCGGAAAAATTTATTACGAGTTGTTAAACTACCGTACTTTAAATAATTTGAACGACCATGCAATTGTCAGGATTGAACAATATTTCCCTTATTATGAGAACAAGATGAAAGAATTGTTTGCAAGATATCCGAACGCAGATAAGATCATTTGGGTACAGGAAGAACCTAAAAATATGGGAGCGTGGAGTTTTCTATTCCCAAAACTTCTTAACGATAAAATTGAAACTCAGAAATTAGAATATGTTGGCAGAACTGAGAGTCCGAGTCCAGCGGTTGGTTCTTCAAAACTTTATTTATCAACTCAAGAAGATATAATTAGAAGGGCATTTAATTGA